GGAAAGCAAATGGCATGCACAATAACAGCTACGAAGAAGTTAAGAAGGTATCTTCGTTAGATCCTTCGACAAGCTCAGCAGGGCCGAGGGGATGGAAATCCCGTTTTCGGCCTCCATTTCAGAAATGAGCACCAAAACGCTTTTGCCTTTCTTTTCGTTTTCAAGAAAGAGAGTAGAGAATGTTGTGCGTTTTCAAGGCAGAATCAATTCCTAATTCTTAATTTTAAATTCTTAATTAAAATCTTCCCTTGACGAACAAAGAATTAAAGGCGCTGATCTCCCTGTTGGACGACGAAGACCCGGATGTGGTGGCGCACGTGCACGCTAGAATTGTTGACTTAGGCGATACCATCACCCCGTTTCTGGAGGAGGCCTGGGAAGAGAGCCTGGACCCCGAGCATCAGAAAAAACTGGAAGACCTCATCCATGACCTGCAGTTCAGCGCCCTGCTGCGCCGCCTGCAGGAGTGGAAAGACGAAGGCGCCCAGGACCTGCTGCACGGCATGTGGCTCCTGAGCACCTACCAGTACCCCGACGTGACGCTGGAACAGATCAAGCAGACCATTGCCGAGCTGTACTATGAGGCCTGGGTGAACGTTCGGCCCGAGATGCACCCCTATGACCAGGTGAAAGCCCTGAACCATGTGCTGTTCAAGCTGCACCATTTCTCTGCCAACACTAAGAACTTCCATGCGCCGGGCAACTCCATGATCAACCAGGTACTGGAGAGCAAGCGCGGAAACCCGCTCACCCTGTGCGTGATTTACATGGTGCTGGCGCAGAAACTGGGCTTGCCCGTGTACGGTGTGAACCTGCCCAACCTGTTCATCCTAACGTTTAAAAGCGAGCTGGCCCCGCAGTTTTACATCAATGTCTACAACCGGGGCCTCATTCTCACCCGCGCCGACATTGACAACTACATCTTGCAATTAAACCTGAACCCGGTAGATATTTTCTACGAACCCTGCGAGCCCATTGACATTGTGCGCCGTGCCCTCAGGAACCTGGCCCTCTCCTATGAGAAATTGAACGACCCCGAAAAAGCCACCGAAATCGCCAAAATGCTGGACGTCATTGGCGAAGAACCCCAGCGCGGCTCCTTCCTGGCTTCCTCAGAAGAAGATGCAGACGACGATGCACCAGATGCGGAAGAGCCAGGCGAAGACGAAGAAGATTTATAGCGTTTTCGGCTTCATTTCCAGAAATGAGCCCAAAAACAGAAACCACCATAACGGCCGCCCTCAACAGCGGCCGTTCCTTTTTTTAAAAGGCTGTCTGCCTTTTGCCAGCCGTTCTAACCAAAGCTTAAAATCGTATAGATCGCCGCTATATTTAATTTGGAAATTTTGATGGTAGTCTGTCGCAAGCTGTTGTTTTCCTGGAGAATAACCGGTAAATTATCTTGTTAAGCAGCGGAGCGAATCACCAGATGGGGCAGAACATTACCAGCAAGATGTGTAGAGGGTTTTTAGGGGCGATTGGCTTGG
This region of Rufibacter sp. LB8 genomic DNA includes:
- a CDS encoding transglutaminase-like domain-containing protein produces the protein MTNKELKALISLLDDEDPDVVAHVHARIVDLGDTITPFLEEAWEESLDPEHQKKLEDLIHDLQFSALLRRLQEWKDEGAQDLLHGMWLLSTYQYPDVTLEQIKQTIAELYYEAWVNVRPEMHPYDQVKALNHVLFKLHHFSANTKNFHAPGNSMINQVLESKRGNPLTLCVIYMVLAQKLGLPVYGVNLPNLFILTFKSELAPQFYINVYNRGLILTRADIDNYILQLNLNPVDIFYEPCEPIDIVRRALRNLALSYEKLNDPEKATEIAKMLDVIGEEPQRGSFLASSEEDADDDAPDAEEPGEDEEDL